The genomic segment TGTGCACGTCGTAGACCCGCACGCACTCCTGGCAGCTCACATAACAGCACCAGTGGAAGATGCAGTGGCACTTCTCCTTGCGCTTCTCAGTCCTTGTGTTGTGGCCCCGGCCGCAGCAAAGCAGGTCACAGCCCTCGATGCCATGCGATGAGACGTTGCAGACGCGGTCGCGGGTCCCAAAGGAGCCTGTCTCAGGGTTGGGCTCGCAGAAGTTGGGCGAGCTCTCGTAGTAGACCAGGTCTCGCTCAGTGGGGTGCTTGAAGAAGGTGTACTTGGCACGCAGCGTCTCCACCCAGCCTCGGGACTCCCTGTGCTTTTCCACCACCATCTCCGAGGCGCTGTCATACTTGTCCTTCAGGAAATCCCCCAGGATACGGAAGTCTGGCTGGGCCCACCAGCATGTCTTCACCTCACAGCTCCCCGACAACCCGTGGCATTTACACTTCAGGTGCATGTGGGCCAAGATTGTCTGGGGTGCAAGACAGCACAGCTTAGTAAGGCTACAATTatgaaaattatgaaaaaaaacatttaacactatTTACAGAAGGAAAAAATTACCTAACAATTACAAATTGCCCACGTGGGGCTACATAGGATTCGATACACACAGAAATAATAAGAATTTGGCAACAGACCAGTTCATTTTGGAAATATACTTGATGGTATTcccattaaatattattttgttggcAAAATTGACATCTGCCCTCTAGTGCTGTGACAACTATTTGAATTATCAAACAACAGCTGTGTCTCCTGACATGACACTCAAAATGTTTGGGCCCATTCACAAGGGAACGATTGCAAACGACCCAGGATCAGACCATTCAAGAAAAGCTCCAAGTTCAGGTCGAGGAGCAGTCAGACAGGAAGGACAGTCATCATTATTTCAAAGCCCCACTGTGATACATATTTGGGGGTGTGGGGCAGAGGGGTGTTGTGCATGGCACATTAGTATTTCAAAGCCCCATTGTGATACAGGTTTGGGGGTGTGGGGCAGGGGGGTGTTGTGCATGGCACATCAGTATTTCAAAGGCCCACTGTGATACAGGTTTGGGGGTGTGGGGCAGGGGTGTGTTGTGCATGGCACATCAGTATTTCAAAGCCACCCTGATATGTGTTTGGTCATACCGTGCGCCCTGCCTCGTTATTGTGCCGGTTCATTGCAGAGCGGGCGTCTGGACGGTTCTCTCGTGCGTCTGCAAACTCCCGGGATACCAGCACCCCGAACTCGGCGTCCTCACTGCAGCCTCCCCACTTCCAGCCCTCTCCGGGGGGGCCCTTGTGATGTGAGTCGCAGCCACACATGGTGGAGGTGCCCTCTGCGCAGGAGCGTGTCACTGCAAAGGCCACTCCAGCCGAGGCAATGGCGTGGACAAACGCAGACTCCCGCGTGGCTGTGGGCAAACAACAAGACAGGGTTACCACCAAGGGACAAGCTCAATAATCGTTATGTAAGTTTATCATACATATGTACATATCATACATATAGTACATACATATACTTTTACATTTACTGATCAATAAATACAGACACACCCTTAATATCACGGGCCATTATTATCTGTTAAGCTTGAACTTTTTAGATACTACAATGCTCTTATAAAGTTATAATAATTTTCTTAAGTAATTAATTTTCTTTAGGTATGGTCACCACACAATCTTGAACAACTACAACATGCTTTCTTGGTATATTTCAATGCAACAATCCCCTTATCTAAACTTTaaaaattaaaccattaaataaacctaaacaTACTTTTCATCTTTTACAATTGAACTGAGACCTTTCAGGCTTTGGATTGACAGATCTGAATGGCACGATATGCTATGCTGAAATCCCATAATATACTATAAGTGAAACATTTGCCTATTGGGTGTTACTGTAAGCTATGTTAAAATCGTTTTTAGAGTAAGCAGCCAaagtggaggatcctg from the Polyodon spathula isolate WHYD16114869_AA chromosome 28, ASM1765450v1, whole genome shotgun sequence genome contains:
- the wnt3 gene encoding proto-oncogene Wnt-3, which translates into the protein MDLYLLGYMLCVWISGSRVFGGYPIWWSLALGQQYSSLGSQPILCGSIPGLVPKQLRFCRNYMEIMPSVAEGVKLGIQECQHQFRGRRWNCTTIQGNLAIFGPVLDKATRESAFVHAIASAGVAFAVTRSCAEGTSTMCGCDSHHKGPPGEGWKWGGCSEDAEFGVLVSREFADARENRPDARSAMNRHNNEAGRTTILAHMHLKCKCHGLSGSCEVKTCWWAQPDFRILGDFLKDKYDSASEMVVEKHRESRGWVETLRAKYTFFKHPTERDLVYYESSPNFCEPNPETGSFGTRDRVCNVSSHGIEGCDLLCCGRGHNTRTEKRKEKCHCIFHWCCYVSCQECVRVYDVHTCK